One Indicator indicator isolate 239-I01 chromosome 9, UM_Iind_1.1, whole genome shotgun sequence genomic window carries:
- the MATN3 gene encoding matrilin-3: protein MGRALGTLGYSLLLLLLLPAVPGSPHRLRRQPRPDKRLSGSQAAADVACKNRPLDLVFIIDSSRSVRPEEFEKVKIFLSEMIDTLDVGERTTHVAVMNYASTVKIEFPLQTYFDKASMKEAISHIEPLSAGTMTGLAIQTAMDEVFTKEMGTRPASFNIPKVVIVVTDGRPQDQVQDVAASARTAGIEIYAVGVDRADMQSLRIMASEPLDEHVFYVETYGVIEKLTSKFRGTFCAANVCALGTRDCEQVCVRNGKSYLCDCYEGYTLNPDKRTCSAVDMCEPGRHDCDHICVSNNGSYVCECYEGYTLNPDKKTCSATDMCAPGRHDCGQVCLSNDGSYSCDCYKGYTLNPDNKTCSAVDMCAPGRHDCEQVCLRDDLSYTCDCYQGYTLNPDKKTCSRAITSSLITTEESCKCEAIAALQDSVTSHLEALSTKLDEVSEKLQAYQSRQQVV from the exons ATGGGGCGGGCGCTCGGTACTCTCGGCtattccctgctgctgctgctgctgctgcccgcGGTGCCAGGCTCCCCGCACCGCCTGCGCCGGCAGCCGCGGCCGGACAAGCGACTCTCCGGGAGCCAGGCGGCGGCAG ACGTTGCCTGCAAGAACCGCCCCCTAGACCTCGTCTTCATCATAGACAGTTCCCGTAGTGTCAGACCTGAAGAGTTTGAGAAAGTGAAAATCTTTTTGTCAGAAATGATTGATACTCTGGATGTTGGTGAAAGAACAACCCATGTGGCAGTCATGAATTATGCTAGTACTGTCAAAATAGAGTTCCCCCTCCAGACATACTTTGATAAAGCATCTATGAAGGAGGCAATATCTCACATTGAGCCCTTGTCTGCTGGTACAATGACTGGCCTTGCCATCCAAACTGCCATGGATGAAGTCTTCACTAAGGAAATGGGCACACGGCCGGCAAGCTTCAATATTCCCAAGGTAGTCATTGTTGTGACAGATGGGCGACCACAAGACCAGGTTCAAGATGTGGCAGCAAGTGCCCGGACAGCTGGCATTGAGATCTACGCCGTTGGGGTAGACCGGGCAGACATGCAGTCCCTGAGAATCATGGCCAGCGAACCACTGGATGAACACGTCTTTTATGTGGAGACCTATGGTGTGATCGAAAAGTTGACATCCAAATTCAGAGGGACTTTCTGTG CTGCAAACGTGTGTGCACTTGGGACCCGTGACTGTGAGCAGGTCTGTGTGAGGAATGGCAAATCCTACCTTTGTGATTGCTATGAAGGCTACACTTTGAACCCAGATAAGAGAACCTGCTCGG CTGTGGACATGTGTGAACCTGGAAGACATGACTGTGACCACATCTGTGTGAGTAACAATGGATCCTACGTCTGTGAATGCTACGAAGGCTACACCCTGAATCCAGATAAGAAGACTTGCT CGGCTACGGACATGTGTGCACCTGGGAGGCACGATTGTGGACAAGTCTGTCTAAGTAATGATGGATCTTACAGCTGTGACTGCTACAAAGGATACACTCTGAATCCAGATAATAAGACTTG CTCAGCTGTTGACATGTGTGCTCCTGGAAGGCACGACTGTGAGCAGGTCTGCTTGAGGGATGATCTTTCCTATACTTGTGACTGCTACCAGGGCTACACCCTGAATCCAGACAAGAAGACTTGCTCAA GAGCCATAACGAGCAGTCTCATAACAACTGAAGAGTCCTGTAAATGTGAAGCCATAGCTGCCCTGCAGGACTCAGTCACCTCACACCTTGAAGCTTTGTCCACAAAAT TAGATGAAGTGTCTGAGAAGCTGCAGGCGTATCAAAGCAGACAGCAGGTTGTTTAA